From a single Nostoc edaphicum CCNP1411 genomic region:
- a CDS encoding undecaprenyl-diphosphate phosphatase has product MALSKRQWFVVLSAVSFTFSVVVFPLEVLSALPNQAESGVQQMNILQAIVLGFVQGMTEFLPISSTAHLKVVPVAIGWGDPGVAFTAIIQLGSIAAVLWYFWGDLTRILKGATKAIALKDYNDYDFRLFLGIVLGTIPIIFFGLLIKNLIPDFDNSPIRSLRAIAIASILMSLLLGLAEQLGKRQRDFENLTMRDGVLMGLAQALALIPGVSRSGSTLTGGLFMGLQRETAARFSFLLGIPAITLAGLVSLKDVVEAGLSSAAIVPLVAGVISAAIFSYIAIAGLLRFLKTQSTWVFIWYRLVFGVAILGAIGTGFLQNS; this is encoded by the coding sequence ATGGCTTTATCAAAACGTCAATGGTTTGTGGTTCTAAGTGCAGTATCTTTCACTTTCTCAGTGGTAGTATTTCCACTGGAAGTTCTAAGTGCCCTACCGAATCAAGCAGAAAGTGGGGTGCAACAAATGAATATTTTGCAAGCTATTGTTTTAGGCTTCGTGCAAGGAATGACTGAATTTCTGCCAATTAGTAGCACAGCACATTTAAAAGTCGTGCCTGTGGCTATTGGTTGGGGTGATCCGGGAGTAGCTTTTACCGCGATCATTCAGCTTGGTAGTATTGCAGCCGTGCTGTGGTATTTCTGGGGAGATTTGACACGAATTCTTAAGGGAGCGACCAAAGCGATCGCCCTTAAAGACTACAATGATTACGACTTTCGTCTGTTCTTGGGGATTGTTTTAGGAACGATACCAATCATCTTCTTTGGACTTTTGATTAAGAACTTGATCCCAGACTTTGATAATTCACCCATCAGGAGTTTAAGGGCGATCGCAATTGCTTCCATATTGATGTCGCTGTTGCTGGGGTTAGCCGAACAACTAGGTAAGCGTCAACGGGACTTTGAAAACTTGACGATGAGAGACGGCGTTTTGATGGGTTTAGCCCAAGCTTTGGCATTAATCCCTGGCGTTTCTCGTTCAGGTTCCACTCTCACAGGGGGGCTATTTATGGGATTACAACGGGAAACAGCAGCAAGATTTTCCTTTTTGCTGGGCATTCCCGCCATTACCCTAGCGGGCTTAGTCTCCTTAAAAGATGTTGTGGAAGCAGGATTAAGCAGTGCAGCAATAGTTCCCTTAGTTGCGGGAGTGATTTCTGCCGCCATCTTCTCATATATAGCGATCGCTGGGTTGCTGCGCTTCCTCAAAACCCAAAGCACCTGGGTATTTATTTGGTATCGA